Proteins co-encoded in one Diaminobutyricimonas sp. LJ205 genomic window:
- a CDS encoding inositol-3-phosphate synthase, with protein sequence MTLRVAIAGVGNCASSLVQGITFYADAADDDVIPGLMHTRFGPYSVRDIEFVAAFDVDAAKVGSDLADAIWASQNNTLKFADVPATGVTVQRGPTLDGLGEYYRAAIEESDAATVDVAAALRASGADVLVCYLPVGSEQAAKHYAQAAIDAGVAFVNALPVFIASDPVWAQKFTDAGVPIVGDDIKSQFGATITHRVLARLFEQRGLVLDRTYQLNVGGNMDFQNMLERSRLESKKVSKTQSVTSNIDVTLPAGDIHIGPSDHVPWLEDRKFAYVRIEGHGFGNAPTSLEYKLEVWDSPNSAGVVIDAIRAAKLALDAGLGGPVESASAYFMKSPPVQHPDHEARALLERFIVEASATH encoded by the coding sequence ATGACCCTTCGGGTTGCAATCGCCGGCGTCGGAAACTGCGCATCATCGCTCGTTCAGGGCATCACCTTCTATGCGGATGCCGCAGACGATGACGTCATCCCCGGCCTCATGCACACGCGCTTCGGCCCGTACAGCGTGCGGGATATCGAGTTCGTCGCCGCCTTCGACGTGGACGCCGCGAAAGTGGGCTCCGACCTGGCCGACGCGATCTGGGCCAGCCAGAACAACACCCTGAAGTTCGCCGACGTGCCCGCCACCGGCGTCACCGTGCAGCGCGGCCCCACCTTGGATGGCCTCGGCGAGTACTACCGGGCGGCGATCGAGGAGTCGGATGCCGCGACCGTCGACGTCGCCGCGGCGCTCCGCGCGTCCGGCGCCGATGTGCTGGTCTGCTACCTGCCGGTCGGCTCGGAGCAGGCCGCCAAGCACTACGCGCAGGCGGCGATCGACGCTGGCGTTGCCTTCGTAAACGCGCTGCCCGTGTTCATCGCGAGCGACCCGGTCTGGGCGCAGAAGTTCACCGACGCGGGTGTGCCGATCGTCGGCGACGACATCAAGAGCCAGTTCGGTGCCACCATCACCCACCGGGTGCTCGCGCGACTGTTCGAGCAGCGCGGACTGGTGCTCGATCGCACCTACCAGCTCAACGTGGGCGGCAACATGGACTTCCAGAACATGCTGGAACGTTCGCGACTGGAGTCGAAGAAGGTCTCGAAGACCCAGTCGGTGACCAGCAACATCGATGTCACACTGCCGGCCGGAGACATTCACATCGGGCCGAGCGATCACGTGCCGTGGCTCGAGGATCGCAAATTCGCCTACGTCCGGATCGAGGGCCACGGATTCGGCAACGCCCCGACCTCGCTGGAGTACAAGCTCGAGGTCTGGGACTCTCCCAACTCGGCCGGTGTCGTCATCGATGCCATCCGGGCGGCGAAACTCGCCCTGGATGCCGGCCTCGGCGGACCGGTGGAATCGGCATCCGCCTACTTCATGAAGTCGCCGCCGGTGCAGCACCCCGACCATGAGGCCCGCGCCCTGCTGGAGCGGTTCATCGTGGAGGCTTCGGCCACGCACTAG
- a CDS encoding CCA tRNA nucleotidyltransferase, with translation MVSVASAVQRLHELADTASIARLASSFETAGHELALVGGPVRDAFLERPLNDLDFATSATPDEIVRIVAPIADTHWDIGRAFGTIGARINGQTVEITTYRTDAYDGQTRKPVVEFGQSLEEDLVRRDFTVNSMALRLPERVLVDPSGGIDDLLAQLLRTPAAAEVSFGDDPLRMMRAARFSSQLGFVVEEATLAAMSELAPRIEMISAERVSDELSKLLLTDAPGRGIRLLVETGLAGYVLPEIPALKLEIDEHAHHKDVYEHSLTVLDQAIDLEKSRGHSPDLVLRLAALLHDIGKPATRKIEAGGAVSFYHHDVVGSKLAAKRLRALRFDNDTISSVARLIELHLRFFGYTDGVWTDSAVRRYVRDAGDQLERLHIITRADVTTRNRRRADRLAFAYEDLEKRIVELSKAEEMAAIRPDLDGEQIMAILGLKPGREVGEAYRFLMEVRLDEGSIGAEAAEQRLRAWWAVRGTE, from the coding sequence ATGGTGAGCGTCGCTTCAGCGGTCCAGCGACTGCACGAACTAGCAGATACGGCGTCGATTGCTCGGCTCGCCTCCAGTTTCGAGACCGCGGGGCACGAACTCGCGCTCGTCGGCGGACCCGTGCGGGACGCCTTCCTTGAGCGCCCGCTGAACGACCTCGACTTCGCCACCAGCGCGACACCTGACGAAATCGTGCGGATCGTCGCTCCCATCGCCGACACGCACTGGGACATCGGCCGAGCGTTCGGCACAATCGGTGCACGAATCAACGGCCAGACCGTGGAGATCACCACGTACCGCACGGATGCCTACGACGGGCAGACCCGCAAGCCAGTCGTCGAGTTCGGGCAATCCCTCGAGGAGGATCTGGTCCGCCGTGACTTCACCGTGAACTCGATGGCGCTGCGGCTGCCCGAGCGCGTGCTGGTGGATCCCTCCGGTGGCATCGATGACCTGCTGGCTCAGTTATTGCGTACCCCTGCCGCCGCCGAGGTCTCGTTCGGCGACGACCCGCTACGCATGATGCGTGCCGCGCGGTTCAGCTCACAGCTCGGCTTCGTCGTCGAGGAGGCGACGCTGGCGGCAATGTCCGAATTGGCGCCGCGCATCGAGATGATCAGCGCCGAACGGGTTAGCGATGAGCTGTCGAAGCTGCTGCTCACGGATGCGCCGGGCCGAGGCATCCGCCTGCTCGTCGAAACCGGCTTGGCCGGTTACGTGCTTCCTGAGATTCCGGCGCTGAAGCTCGAGATCGACGAGCATGCGCACCACAAGGATGTCTATGAGCACAGCCTGACCGTGCTCGACCAGGCGATCGACCTGGAGAAGTCCCGCGGCCACTCCCCCGATCTGGTGCTGCGCCTGGCGGCGCTGCTGCACGATATCGGCAAGCCGGCGACGCGGAAGATTGAGGCAGGCGGCGCAGTCAGCTTCTACCACCACGATGTCGTCGGCTCGAAGCTGGCGGCGAAGCGGTTGCGGGCGCTCCGCTTCGATAACGACACCATCAGCTCGGTCGCGCGGCTGATCGAGCTGCATCTGCGGTTCTTCGGGTACACCGACGGTGTGTGGACCGACTCAGCGGTACGGCGGTATGTGCGTGACGCCGGTGACCAGCTGGAGCGCCTGCACATCATCACCCGTGCGGATGTGACCACCCGCAACCGCCGCCGGGCCGATCGGCTGGCGTTCGCTTACGAGGATCTCGAGAAGCGGATCGTCGAGCTCTCGAAAGCCGAGGAGATGGCGGCAATCCGCCCCGACCTCGATGGTGAGCAGATCATGGCGATCCTCGGGCTGAAGCCTGGGCGCGAGGTCGGTGAGGCCTACCGGTTCCTGATGGAGGTGCGCCTGGACGAGGGCTCCATCGGCGCCGAAGCGGCCGAGCAGCGCCTGCGGGCCTGGTGGGCGGTGCGCGGAACTGAGTAA
- a CDS encoding DUF6049 family protein: MKPLRAVLALVLGLAGIGATSFPAASAPLPDVPIDLAVAVESQGILRPATDLRVVVTIGNGGSTTLNDASASVHLANTPADSPNELAEWFQAEPDSDEDAGRELARVDASGLSPRSSTQLVVTVPAASIPITAPTTEAYALAVRLNVAGETVAEERNAIVWHPEPVSPAVGVGIIVPLVIPQHPDAMIDAATLAAATGPVGLLSRELNAAIGSPAALAVDPMILASIRVLGSDAPPSALEWLSRLETAPNDKFTLGYADSDLTLPLQAGAGAPVGVESFDFALNPSRFQTPTPAPTTPGTPAPVPEQTLPTTEQLMALPGSIGAIAWPGTDSVTTADLPPLAAAGYQTLLLSSGNLEGEDGRSHVTAGGADVLVVQQRMSAILDNAVQASSTLEWQQEMNRLSAVLASAATSGTTSVLGALDREVGGVAQRLTETLATLGTLPWVQGTALSTMLATEATAATLVEMPQSAERVMMASSMLQAESADAGFATAAADPSLITAERRLDLLTALSLSWGATADDLKAPAGVFLETSEDLLGSVAVAEGGQILLLADRSNLQISVRNDLPQPVTVRLTTRAMTAGLAIEDPVIDVTLEPESQRDVAVPVQSVSNGDVPVRVSLTSPTGVTIGDPLLVPVNVQAGWETAGTIAVAVLLVLVFGIGITRNILKRRKQRQEADVAATTTPGVADV, encoded by the coding sequence ATGAAGCCACTGCGCGCAGTATTGGCGCTGGTTCTCGGCCTGGCCGGGATCGGCGCCACCTCTTTTCCAGCGGCGTCAGCGCCACTGCCCGACGTCCCGATAGACCTCGCGGTCGCGGTTGAATCTCAAGGCATCCTGCGCCCGGCGACCGATCTGCGGGTGGTGGTCACCATCGGCAATGGCGGCTCCACCACCCTGAACGACGCGTCCGCCTCCGTGCACCTGGCGAACACGCCAGCCGACTCGCCCAACGAACTCGCCGAGTGGTTCCAGGCCGAGCCGGACAGTGACGAGGATGCCGGTCGGGAACTTGCGCGGGTGGACGCCAGCGGGCTGTCGCCTCGATCCAGCACGCAATTGGTAGTCACGGTGCCGGCCGCGTCGATTCCGATCACCGCGCCGACCACCGAGGCCTACGCGCTCGCGGTGCGCCTCAATGTCGCCGGCGAGACGGTGGCCGAGGAGCGCAATGCGATCGTCTGGCACCCCGAACCGGTCAGCCCCGCTGTGGGCGTCGGGATCATCGTTCCCTTGGTCATCCCCCAGCATCCAGACGCCATGATCGATGCTGCGACACTCGCAGCCGCAACCGGCCCAGTCGGTTTGCTGTCGCGGGAGCTGAATGCCGCGATCGGCAGTCCCGCCGCCCTAGCGGTGGATCCGATGATCCTTGCCTCGATTCGCGTGCTCGGGAGTGACGCCCCGCCGAGCGCGCTCGAGTGGCTGTCCCGGCTGGAGACCGCCCCCAATGACAAGTTCACCCTCGGTTACGCGGACTCCGACCTGACTCTGCCGCTGCAGGCAGGCGCCGGCGCGCCGGTCGGCGTGGAAAGCTTCGATTTCGCCCTCAATCCGTCGCGCTTCCAGACCCCGACCCCCGCGCCGACGACGCCGGGCACACCCGCCCCGGTTCCGGAGCAGACGCTGCCGACCACCGAACAGCTCATGGCGCTGCCCGGGTCGATCGGTGCGATCGCGTGGCCTGGCACCGACTCGGTGACCACTGCCGATCTCCCTCCTCTTGCGGCAGCGGGCTATCAGACGCTGCTGCTGTCCTCAGGCAACCTCGAGGGTGAAGACGGTCGCTCCCATGTGACTGCCGGTGGCGCCGACGTGCTGGTCGTGCAGCAGCGGATGTCCGCCATCCTCGACAATGCCGTGCAGGCGTCGTCGACCCTCGAGTGGCAACAAGAGATGAACCGGCTCTCGGCGGTGCTGGCGTCGGCCGCGACATCCGGTACCACCAGCGTCCTCGGGGCGCTCGACCGGGAGGTCGGCGGGGTCGCGCAGCGCCTCACCGAGACACTGGCGACCCTCGGCACTTTGCCGTGGGTGCAGGGCACCGCGCTGTCGACCATGCTGGCGACCGAGGCGACGGCAGCGACCCTGGTTGAGATGCCCCAGTCCGCCGAGCGGGTGATGATGGCCTCGTCGATGCTGCAGGCGGAGTCCGCCGACGCCGGGTTTGCGACCGCCGCCGCCGACCCTTCGTTGATCACCGCGGAACGTCGGCTGGACCTGCTCACCGCACTGTCGCTCTCCTGGGGGGCGACCGCGGATGACCTGAAGGCTCCCGCCGGGGTGTTCCTCGAGACCAGCGAGGACCTGCTCGGGTCGGTCGCGGTCGCCGAAGGCGGCCAGATCCTGTTGCTCGCGGACCGGTCCAATCTGCAGATCTCGGTGCGGAACGACCTGCCTCAGCCGGTCACCGTTCGCCTGACGACGCGCGCGATGACCGCTGGTCTCGCGATCGAAGACCCGGTGATCGACGTCACCCTTGAGCCCGAATCGCAACGTGACGTCGCTGTTCCGGTGCAGTCGGTGTCGAACGGCGACGTTCCGGTGCGGGTGTCGCTGACCAGCCCGACCGGGGTGACGATCGGCGATCCGCTGCTCGTGCCGGTCAACGTTCAGGCTGGCTGGGAAACCGCGGGCACGATCGCCGTGGCGGTGCTGCTGGTGCTGGTGTTCGGGATCGGCATCACGCGCAACATCCTCAAGCGCCGTAAGCAGCGCCAGGAAGCGGATGTCGCCGCCACCACGACCCCGGGGGTAGCCGATGTCTGA